In Ctenopharyngodon idella isolate HZGC_01 chromosome 20, HZGC01, whole genome shotgun sequence, the following proteins share a genomic window:
- the znf292b gene encoding zinc finger protein 292b, whose protein sequence is MADEEAEQDRSERSDPSSALNALTTRLEDIAAALKNSQESPDERASQYCYEFCQTLVEYASLWRIEEEPLPVLEVYIKALLSFAQASPYLSAQCEKVPVVLERLSLSCAELLISMPQNIPDALWDRFRSSVQIAHPLVQEKGISHLLILSTIAREQGVWTNPTLTGILINDMPPQEKVHEFLTLEGPTLLRMRVKHLIKESCVDQAASLAKACAEFSEFQEKGHFKQMYLVCLCTVAPQELVMEELSKVDCRDALEMICNLEADGDEKAAFTLCSGFLTRQILQEDTYCAWELTLFWGKLLKRLEPSDQGFLDRCRQMSFLSKTVFHLLFFIKVIQSEMDKVGLSTCVEICIRALRLESCEGNTKATVCKTISCLLPSDLEVKRACQLTEFLLEPTVDSYYAVETLYNEPDQKLDEEDLPVPNSLRCELLLVLKTQWPFDPEFWNWKALKRHCLGLMGEEASIVSSIDELNDGDLEGLGEDTSIFSEEFKDVSQRFLDTTNELNEIEDQKQKNREMKKLREKGFVSARFRNWQAYMQYCVLCDKEFLGHRIVRHAQTHFKDGHYSCPICLETFETKETLEPHVASHVKLSCKERLAAMKTSKQLANPKTAAPVIAALKAKSSENQVRKTKTKNNSGGQSNKLSNGAANDSDGLDFKNGCEGNICPVQSCRRGFKYFRNLVAHVKDHGDNEEAKCFLEMQNSKVVCQYCRRQFVSVDHLNDHLQVHCGTKPYICIQLNCKASFDSNAELIVHKKEHPVFKAKCMFPGCGKIFHEAYKLYDHEAQHYKTFTCKAPDCGKVFHSQSELDLHAEVHVAKEEGQGTDSQSIQPAEPHPDHSDQIDQGSAQPGSLSVTPLNDSGTGSQVDRPSGMATIKHSVEKMLNSAFTLSAQECAQSGTSKPEQHPIHQHIPQINDHLGQSAVGTHTPHLIQHRPEESLLEALMSDSDPMPSTSSYQSVLEDFLPVPPTDGQLQTADPGTTPLYNNNNGVFRQYSPNPLAPVQTSFQSLCSSNITSPAQTSHNTTPLVSLGQMLPPVSQTLPLQMTSVPNNGQVLENKSVKPVDMNVKNKERHKCHFETCTRDYSSYRSVTKHMRAVHPEFYTQWKLAKKNNVSVQSTLRSVSVNGTLNSVVNPQDQLGQRVTGPGVQTPNPLSQPSSYPTNCANPNYPSVSSQVTASPRHIRTNEMDNILDPIVLSQLGNGTNQPQMAADHVWAPRNNSVLQQQICNSQSMTQNMNTVPSNHFTRMNAASSEDGQQRGMSYTTLQPQNNTVYPAPAQADSVQKLNGTSDESLHSVGSLNPPHQIMGPNVVVAVNSVVETNLGSAQMSMLPSYTDNLNNSVSKDSSADYTQQTNDKFSAVTNTQCAVKLERDTALGLPLPNNETPPSNSSSPSCQNNNGNVSSDKGKKRVKRSSRTKWPAIIKDGKFICCRCYREFPSPKSLGGHLSKRAHCKPFDETDLTGDLPSSFLDLLNSPHPTSSSYFNLPQNKGPLDPKLFPNVTYPQANGTYNSKDTQTGGVFKQSSSNLCMSSGQEQQTVPNPCAPYAPSSRMSETSVIQHTGSVKHQLQASYSEMSNTLFNDDVSDPLLSQLLADDQSTSSLNSGSSDHVNQILQAETLNKMKEIKEKTTDSASDLSNDGLLAAMASLTQNLVSEKSVKERLREQILAGDLYKKSSLPRGSSVDSSYSQMSVASPDNGDSQHTSNLIENAPQSEQQSVGNTDKVPIEAVSQLSDVKPNDGLIHTVSSVSSGSAVNDQSNSMPITEMDEVLEIQKALENLDLDREISEVIKTVACINEVTKTVADPAVSVAQPNKPESNDLPKEIPIYVKPFACETNGCNYSAMTKDALFKHLVKLHNYTDKMLSQMKDQFNVAPFRCQKCSKAFTRNSNLKAHYMSVHNFSQEEIKRMKIRPKPNHRLLDSDGGSPCPVSEFPNPVKITPCVDARKQQKVIKCTSVTKTEGNVKILHCITPSVVKQSAFVSQGKSPALGTQTVTQMPVQPSVIVSGRSSVTPRMDQNANGFSPKSSVFGQTHVSPLKEILPIAPFTQNPTAAVQTLNQSLDKKPKPSKPRVAKPKESPKKTKEKKAEVDDAFSPYRPYRCVHQGCVAAFTIQHNLILHYKAVHQSALPKFEVNSQDEQNEEEVEDKDRNEEGEDKLDADITEVDEFRCQVKDCSCIFQSVPDLLQHYLQLHKLTLEKAGAMMCSINLGRFQCDQPDCSETFTAFWKYISHVDKEHKETNLSKVVPVEGMFRCPVEGCECAYSTRSNLLRHTMKKHQDRYKRLLINPREGGSGVKLGRPRKYEIDVIEKENRETNKKPIKKVALKKVCLKKEALKKVALKKRKAKKNNWTKYGKPILKTQEEASAMCTKRLQLQYACMIKGCETVTSSERNIMKHYLQHGLPKQYLEEQRSNFIYCKKIPRSRYKRIASRSDDTDKSEESSIETTENDEVAEPSQSESEFSKPTSEKESTEDVDLSDAKPSTDTCSEISVVVKRRRGRPRKGQGVKKCFGPKRMTRLRTARSSEVNYVDLNTDSMSSTTTMTQEDVSGQNTPLSSFKPMGFEVSFLQFLQQSNTSQKRKATVPLNGNAHKRLQTAFHLKTATVVCKRADAQLHSRDVLKLVEFKNPQKLTSLGNVTFEVQKVFSGVLEILLKQLHELRPTVILEKKN, encoded by the exons ACATTGGTGGAGTATGCCAGTCTGTGGAGGATTGAGGAGGAGCCGTTACCAGTACTGGAGGTTTATATCAAAGCACTGCTGAGCTTTGCACAGGCGTCCCCGTACCTCTCTGCCCAGTGTGAAAAGGTGCCGGTTGTGCTTGAAAGGCTCTCACT GAGTTGTGCAGAGCTGCTGATTTCTATGCCCCAGAATATCCCAGATGCATTGTGGGACAGGTTTAGGTCATCTGTCCAG ATCGCCCATCCTCTTGTGCAAGAGAAGGGAATCAGTCATCTCCTCATTCTATCCACCATCGCACGAGAGCAAGGGGTCTGGACCAATCCTACATTGACGGGCATTCTCATAAATGACATGCCACCGCAAGAGAAAG TCCATGAGTTCCTCACCCTGGAAGGACCAACACTTCTGAGGATGCGAGTGAAGCACCTGATCAAAGAGAGCTGTGTAGATCAGGCTGCGTCGTTGGCCAAGGCCTGTGCTGAGTTCTCTGAATTTCAGGAGAAGGGACACTTTAAGCAGATGTACCTGGTTTGTTTGTGCACCGTTGCGCCGCAGGAACTTGTAATGGAAGAG CTGTCAAAAGTGGATTGTCGTGATGCTTTAGAGATGATTTGTAACCTTGAGGCTGATGGTGATGAGAAAGCTGCATTTACGTTGTGTTCTGGGTTTTTAACACGTCAAATTCTACAGGAGGATACCTACTGTGCTTG GGAGTTGACTCTGTTCTGGGGAAAACTGCTCAAACGATTAGAGCCTTCAGATCAAGGCTTTTTGGACAGATGCCGTCAGATGTCATTTCTGTCTAAAACTGTGTTCCACCTTCTCTTTTTCATCAAAGTCATCCAGTCAGAG ATGGACAAAGTTGGACTTTCGACTTGTGTTGAGATCTGCATACGAGCTCTGCGATTGGAATCGTGCGAAGGAAACACCAAGGCCACTGTCTGCAAAACCATTTCCTGCCTCTTACCCTCTGACCTGGAGGTCAAAAGGGCCTGCCAACTGACAGAGTTTCTCCTGGAGCCAACCGTGGACTCTTACTATGCAGTGGAAACTCTTTACAATGAGCCAGACCAGAAGCTAGACGAGGAAGACCTACCGGTACCGAACTCGCTGCGCTGTGAGCTCCTTTTAGTCCTCAAAACCCAGTGGCCTTTTGATCCTGAGTTCTGGAACTGGAAGGCATTAAAACGCCACTGTTTAGGTCTAATGGGGGAGGAGGCCTCTATTGTGTCCTCCATTGATGAACTGAACGATGGTGACCTTGAGGGCTTAGGGGAAGACACCAGCATATTTAGTGAGGAGTTCAAGGATGTCTCACAGCGTTTTTTGGATACAACTAATGAACTAAATGAAATAGAAGATCAGAAGCAGAAAAACAGAGAGATGAAAAAGTTGAGAGAAAAAGGGTTTGTCTCAGCTAGGTTTAGAAACTGGCAAGCTTACATGCAATACTGTGTTTTATGCGATAAGGAGTTTCTTGGTCACCGAATCGTGCGTCATGCACAGACTCACTTCAAAGATGGACACTACAGCTGCCCGATATGTTTAGAgacatttgaaacaaaagagaCTCTTGAACCACATGTCGCATCACACGTTAAACTTTCTTGCAAAGAGCGCCTCGCTGCAATGAAGACTAGTAAGCAGTTAGCCAACCCCAAAACAGCTGCTCCTGTCATAGCTGCCCTGAAAGCTAAAAGCAGTGAAAATCAGGTGCGTAAGACcaagacaaaaaataacagTGGTGGGCAATCCAACAAACTTAGTAATGGAGCTGCCAATGACTCTGATGGCTTAGACTTCAAAAATGGTTGTGAAGGGAATATTTGTCCAGTCCAGAGCTGCAGGAGGGGATTTAAATATTTCCGAAATCTTGTTGCCCATGTGAAAGATCATGGCGACAATGAGGAAGCGAAGTGCTTCCTTGAAATGCAGAACTCAAAAGTGGTGTGCCAGTATTGCCGTCGTCAGTTTGTCAGTGTTGATCACCTAAATGATCACCTCCAGGTGCACTGTGGCACCAAACCCTACATTTGCATACAGCTTAATTGCAAAGCCAGCTTTGACTCCAATGCCGAACTTATCGTACATAAGAAAGAACACCCAGTCTTTAAGGCTAAGTGTATGTTTCCGGGTTGCGGCAAGATTTTTCATGAAGCCTACAAACTGTATGACCATGAGGCACagcattataaaacatttacttgCAAAGCACCAGACTGTGGTAAAGTGTTTCATTCGCAGTCTGAGTTAGACCTCCATGCAGAGGTCCATGTTGCAAAAGAGGAAGGCCAAGGCACTGACAGTCAAAGTATTCAACCAGCAGAACCTCATCCAGACCACTCCGATCAAATAGATCAAGGCTCTGCTCAGCCTGGCTCTCTCTCAGTCACCCCTTTGAATGACAGCGGCACAGGGTCTCAAGTGGATCGTCCATCTGGCATGGCGACCATAAAGCATTCTGTTGAAAAGATGCTAAATAGCGCTTTTACACTTTCTGCTCAAGAGTGTGCCCAATCTGGGACAAGTAAACCTGAACAACATCCCATCCATCAGCATATCCCTCAGATCAATGACCACCTGGGCCAGTCAGCTGTGGGCACTCACACGCCTCACTTAATTCAGCATAGACCGGAGGAATCTCTTTTGGAGGCCTTGATGAGTGATTCAGATCCTATGCCGTCTACATCTTCATACCAGAGTGTATTGGAGGACTTTCTGCCTGTCCCACCAACTGATGGGCAGCTGCAGACAGCTGATCCGGGTACTACTCCATTATACAACAATAACAATGGAGTATTTCGGCAGTACAGTCCTAATCCTTTAGCTCCGGTTCAAACATCATTTCAGAGCCTGTGTAGTAGCAACATAACCTCTCCAGCACAGACTTCCCACAATACAACACCACTTGTCTCATTGGGTCAGATGCTTCCTCCTGTTTCTCAGACACTTCCTCTACAAATGACTTCTGTACCAAATAATGGACAAGTATTGGAGAACAAATCTGTGAAACCAGTAGATATGAATGTGAAAAACAAAGAGAGACACAAATGTCACTTTGAAACATGTACTCGAGACTATAGCTCTTACAGAAGTGTTACTAAGCACATGAGGGCTGTTCATCCTGAATTTTACACACAGTGGAAACTAGCAAAGAAGAACAATGTTTCAGTCCAATCCACACTCAGATCTGTTTCTGTAAACGGAACCCTCAATTCAGTTGTGAATCCACAAGACCAGCTGGGCCAAAGAGTCACTGGCCCTGGTGTTCAGACACCGAATCCCCTTAGCCAGCCTTCTTCCTACCCAACCAACTGTGCAAACCCCAACTATCCTTCTGTCTCCTCTCAAGTCACTGCTTCCCCAAGGCATATCCGTACCAATGAAATGGACAATATATTAGATCCCATTGTTCTCTCTCAGCTTGGAAATGGTACAAATCAGCCTCAAATGGCAGCAGACCACGTGTGGGCCCCCAGGAACAATTCGGTACTCCAACAGCAGATATGTAATTCTCAATCGATGACCCAAAACATGAACACAGTTCCTAGCAACCATTTTACTCGCATGAATGCAGCTTCTAGTGAGGATGGACAGCAGAGAGGTATGAGCTATACTACTCTACAACCGCAGAATAATACAGTTTACCCAGCACCAGCTCAAGCGGACAGCGTTCAAAAACTCAATGGCACCTCAGATGAAAGTCTACATTCAGTTGGCAGTCTCAATCCACCCCATCAAATCATGGGTCCTAATGTAGTGGTAGCCGTTAATTCTGTAGTAGAGACAAATTTGGGATCTGCTCAAATGTCCATGTTGCCCTCTTACACTGACAATTTGAACAATTCAGTTTCCAAAGATTCTTCAGCAGATTACACGCAGCAAACAAACGATAAATTCTCTGCAGTAACCAACACTCAGTGTGCGGTGAAGTTGGAGAGAGATACAGCTTTAGGTTTACCACTCCCTAACAATGAAACTCCCCCATCAAACAGCAGTTCTCCAAGTTGTCAGAATAACAATGGAAATGTGTCCAGTGATAAAGGCAAAAAAAGAGTTAAACGAAGCAGCAGAACAAAATGGCCTGCAATTATTAAAGATGGCAAGTTCATTTGCTGCAGATGTTATAGAGAATTCCCGAGTCCTAAATCTCTGGGAGGACATTTGTCAAAACGGGCTCATTGCAAACCATTTGATGAAACTGACCTGACAGGGGACCTCCCCAGCTCATTTCTTGATCTTCTTAACTCTCCTCATCCAACATCATCCTCATATTTCAACCTGCCACAGAATAAGGGCCCTCTTGATCCAAAACTATTCCCAAATGTCACTTATCCCCAAGCCAATGGCACCTACAATAGCAAAGACACACAGACGGGGGGAGTGTTCAAGCAAAGCTCGTCAAATCTGTGTATGAGCTCTGGACAAGAACAGCAGACGGTTCCAAACCCCTGTGCTCCATATGCTCCGAGCAGTCGTATGTCAGAAACTAGTGTCATACAGCATACTGGTAGTGTCAAACATCAGCTACAAGCAAGTTATTCTGAGATGTCGAACACACTGTTTAATGACGATGTCAGTGATCCTCTTCTTTCTCAATTGTTGGCTGATGACCAGTCCACATCCAGCCTGAATAGCGGTTCGTCAGATCATGTCAATCAAATTCTTCAAGCTGAaactttaaacaaaatgaaagagATCAAGGAAAAAACAACCGACAGTGCAAGTGACTTATCAAATGATGGACTTCTGGCAGCCATGGCAAGTCTTACTCAAAACCTGGTGTCTGAAAAGAGTGTCAAAGAAAGACTACGTGAGCAGATATTGGCTGGagacctttacaaaaaaagcagTTTGCCTCGTGGATCAAGTGTTGACAGTTCCTACTCACAAATGTCTGTTGCAAGTCCTGACAATGGGGATTCACAGCATACCTCAAACTTGATTGAGAATGCACCTCAAAGTGAGCAACAATCTGTGGGAAACACAGACAAAGTCCCTATTGAGGCAGTTTCACAATTGAGTGACGTGAAGCCAAATGATGGCTTAATTCACACTGTTTCATCTGTGTCTTCGGGAAGTGCCGTCAATGATCAGTCCAACAGTATGCCCATAACCGAGATGGATGAAGTGTTGGAAATCCAAAAAGCTCTTGAGAATCTTGACCTTGACAGAGAAATCAGTGAGGTTATCAAAACTGTGGCTTGCATCAATGAGGTTACCAAAACTGTTGCTGATCCTGCAGTGAGTGTTGCACAGCCTAATAAGCCAGAGTCCAATGATTTACCCAAGGAGATACCAATTTATGTGAAACCATTTGCATGTGAGACAAATGGTTGTAATTATAGTGCCATGACGAAAGATGCTCTTTTTAAACACCTTGTCAAGCTCCACAATTACACAGATAAAATGCTTAGTCAAATGAAAGACCAGTTTAATGTCGCCCCTTTCAGGTGTCAAAAATGTTCCAAGGCCTTCACACGCAACTCCAATCTCAAAGCCCATTATATGTCAGTTCATAACTTTTCACAGGAAGAAATAAAGAGGATGAAAATCAGACCTAAGCCCAATCATAGGCTCCTGGATAGTGATGGAGGAAGCCCTTGTCCAGTGTCAGAATTCCCCAATCCAGTTAAAATCACTCCATGTGTGGATGCACGTAAACAGCAGAAAGTTATTAAATGTACGTCAGTCACCAAGACAGAAGGTAATGTCAAAATATTACATTGCATCACTCCATCGGTTGTCAAGCAATCTGCATTTGTATCTCAAGGCAAAAGTCCTGCACTGGGAACACAGACAGTAACTCAGATGCCTGTTCAGCCATCAGTGATTGTGTCTGGTCGTTCTTCAGTGACTCCAAGAATGGATCAGAACGCAAATGGATTTTCCCCAAAGTCCTCTGTTTTTGGTCAAACCCATGTGTCACCACTAAAAGAGATTCTGCCCATAGCCCCTTTTACCCAGAATCCTACAGCAGCAGTACAGACATTAAATCAGTCATTGGACAAAAAGCCCAAACCTAGCAAGCCTCGAGTGGCAAAGCCAAAAGAATctcccaaaaaaacaaaagagaaaaaagcagAGGTGGATGATGCTTTTAGTCCTTATAGACCTTATCGTTGTGTTCACCAGGGCTGTGTGGCAGCTTTTACAATCCAACACAATTTGATCCTACATTATAAAGCTGTGCATCAGTCTGCTTTGCCTAAATTTGAGGTCAACAGTCAAGATGAACAAAATGAAGAGGAGGTCGAGGACAAGGATAGAAATGAAGAGGGTGAAGACAAATTAGATGCAGACATAACGGAAGTGGATGAGTTCAGGTGTCAAGTCAAAGACTGTTCTTGCATTTTTCAGTCAGTTCCAGACTTGCTCCAGCACTACCTTCAGCTCCACAAATTAACCCTTGAGAAAGCAGGAGCCATGATGTGCAGTATCAACCTGGGCAGGTTTCAATGTGATCAGCCAGACTGCTCGGAGACCTTCACTGCTTTCTGGAAATATATCAGCCATGTCGACAAAGAGCATAAAGAAACCAATCTCTCAAAAGTTGTCCCCGTGGAAGGGATGTTCAGATGTCCGGTGGAAGGATGCGAATGCGCTTATAGCACACGGTCAAATCTACTGCGGCACACCATGAAGAAACACCAAGACAGGTACAAACGGCTGCTCATAAACCCACGAGAAGGTGGGAGTGGGGTTAAACTTGGCCGTCCCAGGAAGTATGAAATTGATGTTATCGAGAAGGAAAACCGAGAGACTAACAAGAAACCCATTAAGAAGGTAGCTCTTAAGAAGGTATGTCTTAAGAAGGAAGCTCTTAAGAAGGTAGctcttaaaaagagaaaagctaaaaaaaacaattggacCAAATATGGGAAACCCATTTTGAAAACACAAGAAGAAGCCTCTGCCATGTGCACCAAACGCTTACAGCTGCAGTATGCTTGTATGATAAAGGGTTGCGAAACAGTGACCAGTTCTGAGCGAAATATAATGAAGCATTACCTTCAGCACGGGCTCCCAAAACAGTACCTGGAAGAACAGAGGAGCAActttatatactgtaaaaagaTACCCCGGTCTAGATATAAGCGCATCGCTTCCAGAAGTGATGACACTGATAAGTCAGAGGAGAGCTCCATTGAGACGACTGAGAATGATGAAGTCGCTGAGCCCAGCCAGAGTGAATCAGAGTTCTCGAAGCCCACGTCTGAGAAAGAAAGCACAGAGGACGTCGATCTGTCTGATGCCAAGCCTTCTACAGACACATGCTCGGAGATATCGGTGGTGGTTAAACGACGGAGGGGGCGTCCGCGCAAGGGCCAGGGTGTAAAGAAGTGCTTCGGACCTAAAAGGATGACGAGACTAAGGACTGCAAGGAGTTCTGAAGTAAATTATGTGGACCTGAACACCGATTCCATGTCCTCCACCACTACCATGACACAGGAAGATGTGTCTGGTCAAAATACACCACTGAGTTCGTTCAAGCCCATGGGGTTTGAGGTGTCCTTTCTTCAGTTTCTCCAGCAATCAAATACTTCCCAGAAGAGAAAGGCAACGGTACCTCTGAACGGAAATGCACACAAAAGATTGCAGACTGCTTTCCACCTAAAAACCGCGACAGTCGTGTGCAAAAGAGCTGATGCACAATTGCACTCGAGAGATGTCCTGAAACTTGTTGAATTCAAAAATCCCCAAAAGTTGACCTCACTCGGCAATGTCACATTTGAGGTGCAAAAAGTTTTTTCTGGTGTCCTTGAAATTCTTCTTAAGCAGCTTCATGAATTGCGACCCACAGTGATCCTTGAAAAAAAGAACTAG
- the gjb7 gene encoding connexin 28.8 — protein MNWGFLENVLSGVNKYSTVVGRVWLSILFVFRILVFVAAAEQVWKDEFKDFICNTQQPGCEQVCFDHFFPISQVRLWAIQLIMVSTPSLLVALHVAYREHRESKHKRRLYQDKGSIDGGLLFTYIMSLVLKTTFEVVTLLAFYFLYSGFHVPRLLQCEESPCPNTVDCYNAKATEKKIFLYIMGCTSILCIVLNVVEMLYIISKQCWKCFSKRYAPVHDRRSRPPSTFTLGSPQPLSVSKEEGLHSAPAGKESLTLVAA, from the coding sequence ATGAACTGGGGATTCCTGGAGAATGTGTTAAGTGGGGTAAACAAGTACTCGACTGTCGTTGGACGGGTTTGGCTCTCCATCCTCTTCGTGTTCCGCATCCTGGTGTTTGTGGCCGCTGCCGAGCAGGTGTGGAAGGACGAGTTCAAAGACTTCATCTGCAACACTCAGCAGCCGGGCTGCGAGCAGGTTTGCTTCGACCACTTCTTCCCCATCTCTCAAGTGCGCTTATGGGCCATTCAGCTCATCATGGTGTCCACTCCCTCACTCCTCGTGGCTCTGCATGTGGCTTACAGGGAGCACAGAGAGAGCAAGCACAAGAGAAGGCTGTACCAGGACAAAGGCAGCATCGACGGAGGGCTGCTCTTCACCTACATCATGAGCCTGGTCCTCAAAACAACCTTCGAGGTGGTCACTCTGCTGGCTTTCTACTTCCTGTACAGCGGCTTCCACGTTCCCCGGTTGCTCCAGTGTGAAGAGAGCCCCTGCCCCAACACCGTGGACTGCTACAACGCAAAAGCCACGGAGAAGAAAATCTTCCTTTACATTATGGGCTGCACGTCTATACTGTGTATTGTGCTGAACGTGGTGGAGATGCTGTATATCATATCTAAACAGTGCTGGAAGTGCTTCAGTAAGAGGTACGCTCCTGTGCACGACAGACGTAGCCGGCCTCCCTCCACGTTCACTCTCGGCTCACCACAGCCGCTGTCCGTGTCGAAGGAGGAAGGGCTTCATTCTGCTCCGGCTGGGAAGGAAAGCCTCACGCTTGTTGCTGCATGA